Proteins from one Phycisphaeraceae bacterium genomic window:
- a CDS encoding integrase core domain-containing protein — MNQELFGDVREARVVIGDFRADYNLRLPHSSLGYLTPAEFAACSRGESSLRLASLACAPPPHATATE, encoded by the coding sequence CTGAACCAGGAGCTGTTCGGAGATGTGCGGGAGGCGCGGGTGGTGATCGGAGACTTCCGGGCTGACTACAACCTGCGGCTCCCGCACTCGTCGCTTGGCTACCTGACTCCGGCGGAGTTCGCGGCGTGTTCGCGTGGGGAGTCGTCGCTGCGGCTCGCTTCGCTCGCCTGCGCTCCGCCTCCCCACGCGACGGCAACGGAGTAA
- a CDS encoding Fic family protein yields the protein MAYIHEKPGWPEFTWDGEALASQLAAVRHKQGRLLGKMEALGFDLRAEASLAVLTSDVVKSSAIEGEKLNPDEVRSSIALRLGLDVAGLPKAGRDVEGVVEMMLDGTRNYEKPLTKKRLFDWHASLFPTGRSGMNRITVGAWRKRESGAMQVVSGPTGREKVHFEAPAADSLEAEMSRLIKWFNASPAIDPVLKAGIAHFWFVTIHPFEDGNGRIARAIADMALTRADGTRDRFYSMSSQIEADRKDYYLRLESAQRGDANITSWLEWFLGCLDRAIDGADGTLGAVLNKARMWQRINRRPVNDRQRLVINRMLNGFEGFLSTSKYAKLAKCSPDTALRDIRELLERGILVQNPGGGRSTSYRLGEAEDVK from the coding sequence ATGGCGTACATCCACGAGAAGCCGGGTTGGCCCGAGTTCACCTGGGACGGCGAGGCCCTCGCCAGCCAGTTGGCGGCCGTGCGGCACAAGCAGGGCCGCCTGCTCGGCAAGATGGAGGCCCTGGGGTTCGACCTGCGAGCCGAAGCAAGCCTTGCCGTCCTGACCAGCGATGTGGTGAAGTCCTCCGCCATCGAGGGCGAGAAGCTGAACCCGGATGAGGTCCGTTCGTCGATCGCGCTGCGGCTGGGGCTCGATGTGGCGGGACTGCCGAAGGCGGGCCGCGATGTCGAGGGCGTCGTCGAGATGATGCTCGACGGCACGCGGAACTATGAAAAGCCACTGACGAAGAAGCGGCTCTTCGATTGGCACGCATCGCTCTTTCCAACCGGCCGAAGCGGCATGAACCGCATCACCGTTGGGGCGTGGAGGAAAAGGGAATCCGGGGCGATGCAGGTCGTCTCCGGGCCGACGGGCCGGGAGAAGGTGCACTTCGAGGCGCCGGCGGCGGACAGTCTTGAAGCAGAAATGTCACGCCTCATCAAGTGGTTCAATGCGTCGCCGGCGATAGACCCGGTGCTGAAAGCCGGGATTGCCCATTTCTGGTTCGTGACGATCCACCCGTTCGAGGACGGCAACGGGCGCATCGCCAGGGCCATCGCCGACATGGCGCTCACGCGCGCCGACGGTACGCGGGACCGCTTCTACAGCATGTCGTCGCAGATTGAGGCGGATCGAAAGGACTACTACCTGCGGCTGGAGTCGGCGCAGCGCGGCGACGCGAACATCACGAGTTGGCTGGAGTGGTTCCTGGGCTGTCTTGATCGCGCCATCGACGGCGCGGATGGGACGCTTGGCGCCGTCCTCAACAAGGCCCGCATGTGGCAGCGGATCAACCGGCGACCTGTCAATGACCGGCAGCGGCTGGTGATCAACCGGATGCTGAACGGATTCGAGGGGTTCCTCTCGACCTCGAAGTACGCGAAGCTGGCAAAATGCTCGCCGGATACCGCTCTGCGCGATATCCGGGAACTGCTGGAGCGCGGCATCCTGGTCCAGAACCCCGGCGGCGGTAGGAGCACCAGTTACAGGCTCGGCGAGGCCGAGGATGTAAAGTGA